The Pseudomonas parafulva genome includes a window with the following:
- a CDS encoding SH3 domain-containing protein has protein sequence MHFIVIERHRSAYRRPLRFAQGTLLEVGPRYESEPGMRDWYLCSCTGQEPGWVPEQLIERLDFNQGRALDHYCAHELDVDPGQLVQQLHLLNGWLWCRRHGDGELGWLPAGKLQQLI, from the coding sequence GTGCATTTCATCGTGATCGAGCGACATCGCAGTGCTTACCGACGCCCCCTTCGTTTCGCTCAAGGCACGCTGCTGGAAGTGGGCCCGCGTTACGAGAGTGAGCCGGGCATGCGGGACTGGTACTTGTGCAGTTGCACGGGCCAAGAGCCGGGTTGGGTACCGGAGCAGCTTATTGAACGCCTGGATTTCAATCAGGGTAGGGCGTTGGATCACTATTGCGCCCATGAGCTGGATGTGGACCCGGGTCAATTGGTGCAGCAGTTGCATCTGCTCAACGGCTGGCTGTGGTGTCGTCGTCACGGGGATGGGGAGCTGGGATGGTTGCCTGCCGGCAAGCTCCAGCAACTTATATGA
- a CDS encoding GGDEF domain-containing protein produces MPVEPMVFPAQSRLLPYAALFSLTFALTIGGILARPIESLSLFWPVNAALAGVLLRYPRQATVSGFVLMWLAMVGADLLCASALAPALWFNLCNMGVVVTLWQLLSRLPRLHRRMRTPHGVLCVFGACAAGASVAASLASVMAAPWFEQSLRSTWLAWFSEQFSTAVLVLPVMLTAPAARTLLQGGSQKIRLAPLLVMLVSLAFSIAFGGPGAIAFPIAALLWCAWTYSPFLVSLLTLTAGSTLIVAVAQSLMHFSVPQSESGVTALMSARLGIAMLVLGPLVVACVTQANRSLLARLAHQATTDHLTGTLSRSAFTQRANALLESRQHQQFLPLTLMMLDIDHFKSINDAHGHAVGDQVLRQFADALQEQLHSNEVFARMGGEEFVIIVPGLAPDRAQFTAERLRRAVQDLQVEQAGQRLQITVSIGLAGCDEGMPTPDLTALLASADKALYLAKAKGRNRVEQAEPQRRAI; encoded by the coding sequence TTGCCGGTCGAGCCCATGGTTTTTCCAGCCCAATCGCGCTTGTTGCCCTACGCCGCACTGTTCAGCCTGACCTTCGCGCTTACCATTGGCGGCATCCTGGCTCGCCCGATCGAATCCCTGTCCTTGTTCTGGCCAGTCAATGCCGCACTGGCAGGTGTGTTGCTGCGCTATCCCCGCCAGGCAACTGTGTCCGGGTTCGTGCTGATGTGGTTGGCCATGGTTGGCGCCGACCTGCTCTGTGCCAGTGCCTTGGCGCCGGCGCTGTGGTTCAACCTGTGCAACATGGGCGTTGTGGTCACCCTGTGGCAATTGCTTTCGCGCTTGCCGCGCCTGCATCGGCGCATGCGCACGCCCCATGGGGTGCTATGCGTATTCGGCGCCTGCGCGGCTGGGGCCTCAGTGGCTGCGAGCCTGGCCTCGGTGATGGCCGCGCCCTGGTTCGAGCAGTCCCTGCGCAGCACCTGGCTGGCCTGGTTCAGCGAGCAGTTTTCCACCGCGGTGCTGGTATTGCCGGTGATGCTCACCGCACCGGCAGCGCGTACCTTGTTGCAGGGCGGGAGCCAGAAGATTCGCCTCGCCCCGCTGTTGGTCATGCTGGTGTCGCTGGCGTTCAGCATCGCGTTCGGCGGCCCGGGCGCCATCGCGTTTCCGATCGCCGCCCTTTTGTGGTGTGCCTGGACGTACTCGCCCTTTCTGGTTTCGTTGTTGACGCTGACCGCCGGTAGCACGTTGATCGTTGCCGTTGCCCAGAGCCTTATGCACTTCAGCGTGCCGCAGAGCGAGTCGGGTGTGACGGCGCTGATGTCTGCGCGCCTGGGCATCGCGATGTTGGTGTTGGGGCCGCTGGTGGTGGCCTGCGTGACCCAGGCCAATCGCAGCCTGCTTGCCCGTCTGGCACACCAGGCCACCACCGACCACCTTACGGGTACCTTGAGCCGCAGCGCCTTTACCCAGCGTGCAAACGCGCTGCTGGAAAGTCGTCAGCATCAGCAGTTCCTGCCACTGACGCTGATGATGCTGGATATCGATCACTTCAAGTCCATCAACGATGCCCACGGGCACGCCGTTGGCGACCAGGTGCTGCGCCAGTTCGCCGATGCGTTGCAGGAACAGTTGCACAGCAACGAAGTATTCGCGCGCATGGGTGGCGAGGAGTTCGTGATCATCGTGCCAGGGCTTGCACCGGACAGGGCGCAATTTACGGCCGAGCGCCTGCGCCGTGCCGTTCAGGACCTTCAGGTGGAGCAAGCCGGGCAGCGTTTGCAGATCACGGTCAGTATCGGTCTGGCAGGCTGCGACGAAGGCATGCCGACTCCTGATCTGACCGCATTGCTGGCCAGTGCCGACAAGGCGCTGTACCTGGCCAAAGCGAAGGGACGCAATCGCGTGGAGCAAGCTGAGCCGCAGCGTCGGGCCATTTAA
- a CDS encoding SLC13 family permease has product MNLELTWVLALLAIVVVLFIINRPRMDVVALLVIVALPLSGVLTIDQALAGFSDPNVVLIAALFVIGEGLVRTGIAYRIGEWMSERAGNSEARLLVLLMVAVAGLGSVMSSTGVVAIFIPVVLSIAARLKLSPSRLMMPLSFAGLISGMLSLVATPPNVVVHSELVRHGEQGFSFFSFTPFGLVVLVLGVGYMLLTRHWLNGEVRKDGRVETRRTLLDLVLDYKLNGRERRLRIRPHSPLIGHTLSELELRTRHGANVIGIERQHKFTTRVIAPDSNTVLHQGDVLLLDLFANRDDLRSLCQTMQLEPLHFKAAYFIDQSQEVGMAEVSLPPGSQLIGKSILELGFRSRYDLNVVGLRRDQAAVQDQLVEEKLRLGDTLLVVGPWKAVRQLQGKPRDFLVLSLPAEVDLVAPARRRAPQALLSLAVMVGLMVSGAVPNVIAALIGCLLMGAGRCIDMNSAYRSIHWQSLILIVGMLPFAQALQKTGGIDLAVGALVNVLGDAGPSAMLACLFAVTAVIGLFISNTATAVLMAPVAISTAAQLGMSPYPFAMTVALAASAAFMTPVSSPVNTLVLGPGQYRFADFVKIGVPFTLLVMGVTVVMVPWFFGL; this is encoded by the coding sequence ATGAATCTAGAGCTGACATGGGTGCTGGCCCTGCTTGCCATTGTCGTTGTGCTGTTCATCATCAACCGTCCACGCATGGATGTCGTAGCGCTGCTGGTGATCGTAGCGTTGCCACTGTCGGGCGTGCTGACGATCGACCAAGCGCTGGCAGGTTTCAGCGACCCGAACGTCGTGCTCATCGCTGCCCTGTTCGTCATCGGTGAAGGCTTGGTGCGCACCGGTATCGCTTATCGCATCGGTGAATGGATGAGCGAACGGGCAGGCAACAGCGAGGCGCGCCTACTGGTACTGCTGATGGTCGCGGTGGCCGGCCTGGGTTCGGTCATGAGCTCCACGGGGGTAGTGGCCATCTTTATACCGGTCGTGCTGAGCATTGCTGCGCGCTTGAAGCTCTCTCCCAGCCGCCTGATGATGCCGCTGAGTTTTGCCGGCCTGATCAGTGGCATGCTCAGCCTGGTGGCGACCCCGCCCAACGTGGTGGTGCACAGCGAACTGGTACGCCATGGTGAACAAGGCTTCTCGTTCTTCAGCTTCACGCCCTTCGGGTTGGTGGTCCTGGTACTGGGTGTGGGCTACATGCTTCTGACGCGACACTGGCTCAATGGCGAGGTGCGCAAGGACGGACGTGTCGAGACCCGGCGCACGCTGCTGGACCTGGTTCTGGACTACAAGCTCAATGGTCGCGAGCGTCGCTTGCGCATTCGTCCCCATTCACCGCTGATCGGCCATACCCTAAGCGAGCTGGAGCTGCGTACCCGCCACGGAGCCAACGTCATCGGTATTGAACGTCAGCACAAGTTCACCACGCGCGTTATTGCGCCAGACTCCAACACCGTGCTGCACCAGGGCGATGTGCTGCTGCTGGACCTGTTTGCCAACCGCGACGATCTGCGCAGCCTGTGCCAGACCATGCAACTGGAACCCTTGCACTTCAAGGCCGCCTACTTCATCGACCAGTCCCAGGAGGTAGGCATGGCCGAGGTATCCCTGCCGCCGGGCTCGCAACTGATCGGCAAGAGCATCCTGGAGCTTGGCTTTCGCTCGCGTTACGACCTTAACGTGGTGGGCTTGCGGCGCGACCAGGCGGCCGTGCAAGACCAGTTGGTCGAAGAAAAGCTGCGTCTGGGCGATACCCTGCTGGTGGTCGGGCCGTGGAAGGCCGTACGCCAGCTACAAGGCAAACCGCGCGATTTTCTGGTGTTGAGCTTGCCGGCCGAGGTCGATCTGGTGGCACCTGCTCGCCGGCGCGCGCCCCAGGCGCTGCTGAGCCTGGCGGTGATGGTTGGCTTGATGGTCAGTGGCGCGGTCCCCAATGTCATAGCAGCGCTCATTGGTTGCCTGTTGATGGGCGCAGGCCGCTGCATCGACATGAACAGCGCCTACCGTTCGATCCATTGGCAAAGTCTGATCCTGATCGTGGGCATGTTGCCCTTTGCCCAGGCCTTGCAGAAAACCGGTGGCATAGACCTGGCAGTCGGGGCGCTGGTGAATGTGCTGGGCGACGCCGGGCCCAGCGCCATGCTGGCCTGCCTGTTCGCGGTCACGGCTGTGATCGGGCTGTTTATCTCCAACACGGCGACCGCGGTGCTGATGGCGCCGGTTGCCATCTCGACCGCGGCGCAGCTGGGCATGTCGCCCTACCCCTTTGCGATGACGGTGGCGCTGGCAGCCTCGGCGGCCTTCATGACGCCGGTGTCTTCGCCGGTGAACACGCTGGTGCTGGGCCCAGGGCAATATCGGTTTGCGGACTTCGTGAAGATAGGGGTGCCGTTCACGCTGTTGGTGATGGGGGTCACGGTGGTCATGGTGCCGTGGTTCTTCGGGCTGTGA
- a CDS encoding RcnB family protein, which translates to MKLHYLLLAALPCLPMVATAATSTDDSVQNSATHNRELKEGDKAPDQYKRDEAAIKDWKAKGLPAPEKESHWVRMGDRYVLVQTTNGVVLAIQHVK; encoded by the coding sequence ATGAAACTGCACTACCTGCTCCTCGCTGCCCTGCCCTGCCTGCCGATGGTCGCCACTGCAGCAACGTCCACCGACGATAGCGTGCAGAATTCGGCCACCCACAACCGTGAACTGAAAGAAGGCGACAAAGCCCCGGATCAATACAAGCGCGACGAAGCGGCCATCAAGGACTGGAAAGCCAAGGGCCTGCCGGCACCGGAAAAAGAAAGCCATTGGGTACGCATGGGCGATCGCTACGTCCTCGTACAAACGACCAATGGCGTGGTTCTGGCCATCCAGCACGTCAAATGA
- a CDS encoding class I SAM-dependent methyltransferase translates to MNPSLQLNQANWDERAPLHAASQDYQFDQYVQHLAHLSQTVQFDLPMLGNVEGLRAVHLQCHIGTDTLSLARLGADVCGLDFSAASLAQAKRLATLCATPIDYHQADVYAAAQVLPAGTFDLVYTGIGALCWLPRIAPWAQTVAALLKPGGRLFLREGHPMLWAVNESHQDRLQLDYPYFECEQPTVWQSDETYVATSQRLANTQTHEWNHGLGELITALMANGLQLTALLEHQSVPWEALPGQMAKGPDGEWRLREQPARLPLSYTLTAVKA, encoded by the coding sequence GTGAACCCTTCATTACAGCTGAACCAGGCCAATTGGGACGAGCGCGCACCGCTGCACGCAGCCTCACAGGACTACCAGTTCGATCAGTACGTCCAACACCTTGCGCACCTGTCACAGACAGTTCAGTTCGACCTGCCGATGCTGGGCAATGTCGAGGGGCTGAGAGCGGTACACCTGCAGTGTCACATCGGCACAGACACGCTCTCGCTTGCCCGGCTGGGCGCCGATGTGTGCGGCCTGGACTTCTCTGCGGCCTCCCTGGCGCAGGCCAAGCGGCTGGCGACCCTGTGCGCTACGCCCATCGACTACCATCAGGCCGATGTGTACGCCGCAGCCCAGGTGTTGCCAGCAGGTACGTTCGATCTGGTCTATACCGGCATCGGCGCCCTGTGCTGGCTGCCCCGTATTGCGCCGTGGGCACAAACCGTAGCGGCCCTGCTCAAGCCCGGCGGCCGGCTTTTCTTGCGCGAGGGGCACCCCATGCTCTGGGCGGTCAATGAAAGCCATCAGGACCGCCTGCAGCTCGACTATCCCTATTTCGAATGCGAGCAGCCAACTGTATGGCAGAGCGACGAGACCTATGTGGCCACCTCGCAGCGATTAGCGAACACCCAAACCCATGAGTGGAACCACGGGCTGGGCGAGTTGATCACCGCGCTGATGGCCAACGGGTTGCAGCTCACAGCGCTGTTAGAACACCAAAGCGTGCCATGGGAAGCGCTGCCGGGGCAAATGGCCAAGGGCCCGGACGGGGAGTGGCGGCTGCGCGAGCAACCGGCCCGCCTGCCGCTGAGCTATACCCTGACAGCCGTCAAAGCCTGA
- a CDS encoding SDR family oxidoreductase — translation MPQTHLFDLQGKIAFVSGASRGIGEAIAHLLAQQGAHVIVSSRKLEGCQHVADAIIAGGGKATAVACHIGELEQIQRVFAGIREQFGRLDILVNNAATNPQFCNVLDTDPAAFQKTVDVNIRGYFFMSVEAGKLMREHGAGSIINVASINGVSPGLFQGIYSVTKAAVINMTKVFAKECAQFGIRCNALLPGLTDTKFASALVKNEAILNTALQQIPLKRVADPKEMAGAVLYLASDASSYTTGAALNVDGGYLS, via the coding sequence ATGCCGCAGACCCACCTGTTCGACCTTCAGGGCAAGATCGCTTTTGTTTCCGGGGCCAGCCGAGGCATTGGCGAAGCGATTGCACACTTGCTGGCGCAGCAAGGTGCACATGTGATCGTCTCCAGCCGCAAGCTCGAGGGCTGCCAACACGTTGCCGATGCCATCATCGCTGGCGGCGGCAAGGCCACAGCAGTGGCGTGCCACATCGGCGAACTGGAGCAAATCCAGCGGGTATTCGCCGGTATACGCGAGCAGTTCGGACGCCTGGACATCCTCGTGAACAATGCCGCGACCAACCCGCAGTTCTGCAATGTGCTGGACACGGATCCGGCGGCATTCCAGAAAACCGTGGATGTGAACATTCGCGGCTATTTCTTCATGTCGGTGGAAGCAGGCAAGCTGATGCGCGAGCACGGCGCCGGCAGCATCATCAACGTGGCCTCGATCAATGGCGTTTCACCTGGCCTGTTCCAGGGCATCTATTCGGTGACCAAGGCGGCGGTTATCAACATGACCAAGGTGTTTGCCAAGGAGTGTGCGCAGTTCGGGATTCGCTGCAATGCCTTGTTGCCGGGCCTGACTGACACCAAGTTTGCATCGGCACTGGTCAAAAACGAAGCCATCCTCAATACAGCGCTACAGCAAATCCCCCTTAAGCGCGTGGCAGACCCGAAGGAAATGGCCGGGGCTGTCCTGTACCTTGCAAGCGACGCCTCCAGCTATACGACCGGGGCGGCGCTCAACGTGGACGGTGGCTACCTGTCCTGA
- a CDS encoding phosphotransferase family protein, with translation MTLTDQSTQVRSGEELDLAAIDRYLKAHIDGLTGAPAVSQFPGGASNLTYLVKYADRELVLRRPPFGQKAKSAHDMGREFRILNQLNNGFPYCPKAYAHCTDTHLIGSEFYVMERVKGVILRSDIPTALNLDAARTTALCKSFIDRLVDLHRVDYSACGLSDLGKPDGYVQRQIEGWASRYDKAMTPDAPRWEQVKTWLREKMPADHVTPAIVHNDYRFDNVILDADNPMRIIGVLDWEMATLGDPLMDLGNSLAYWIQADDPAPVQLMRRQPSNAPGMLTRRQFVDHYAERAGIDLDNFDFYYCYGLFRLAGIVQQIYFRYFHGQTQDKRFAQFIHMNRLLEQMTLQVIAKSSL, from the coding sequence ATGACGCTCACCGACCAGTCCACGCAAGTACGTTCCGGCGAGGAGCTTGACCTGGCAGCCATCGACCGCTACCTCAAGGCGCACATTGACGGCTTGACCGGTGCGCCCGCCGTCAGCCAGTTCCCGGGTGGTGCGTCCAACCTCACCTACCTGGTCAAATACGCTGACCGAGAACTGGTCTTGCGCCGTCCGCCGTTCGGGCAAAAAGCCAAGTCGGCGCACGACATGGGGCGTGAGTTTCGTATTCTCAACCAGCTCAACAATGGGTTTCCCTACTGCCCCAAGGCCTATGCGCACTGCACCGATACCCACCTGATCGGCAGTGAGTTCTACGTCATGGAGCGCGTCAAAGGGGTCATTCTGCGCTCGGACATCCCCACTGCACTTAACCTCGATGCTGCACGCACCACGGCGTTGTGCAAAAGCTTCATTGACCGCTTGGTGGACTTGCATCGCGTGGACTACAGCGCCTGCGGCTTGAGCGACCTGGGCAAGCCGGACGGTTACGTGCAACGCCAGATAGAAGGGTGGGCCAGCCGCTACGACAAGGCCATGACCCCCGACGCACCGCGCTGGGAGCAGGTCAAAACTTGGTTGCGCGAGAAAATGCCTGCCGACCACGTCACACCTGCAATCGTGCATAACGACTACCGGTTCGACAATGTCATCCTGGATGCCGACAACCCGATGCGCATCATTGGCGTGCTGGACTGGGAAATGGCCACCTTGGGCGACCCCTTGATGGACCTAGGCAACAGCCTGGCGTACTGGATCCAGGCAGACGACCCGGCGCCGGTACAACTGATGCGTCGTCAGCCGAGCAACGCGCCGGGCATGCTTACCCGGCGCCAGTTCGTGGACCATTACGCCGAGCGTGCAGGCATCGACCTGGACAACTTCGATTTCTACTACTGTTACGGTCTGTTCCGTCTGGCCGGCATCGTCCAGCAGATCTACTTCCGTTATTTCCATGGCCAGACCCAGGACAAGCGTTTCGCCCAATTCATTCACATGAACCGGCTGCTGGAGCAGATGACCTTGCAAGTCATTGCCAAGTCCAGCCTTTGA
- a CDS encoding SCP2 sterol-binding domain-containing protein, producing MTSVADAVKKMQEKFNPSAAQGLDLVFGFNITDEDKHYALIVKDGTCELQEGENPDANCTLVMDSETLKGIVSGETDGMQAFMGGKLRVEGDMMLSMKLSELFPS from the coding sequence ATGACCTCCGTAGCTGATGCCGTCAAAAAGATGCAAGAGAAATTCAACCCATCCGCTGCCCAAGGCCTGGACCTGGTATTCGGCTTCAACATCACCGATGAAGACAAGCACTACGCCCTGATCGTCAAGGACGGCACCTGCGAACTGCAGGAAGGCGAGAATCCAGACGCCAACTGCACGTTGGTAATGGACAGCGAAACACTCAAGGGCATCGTCAGCGGCGAAACCGACGGTATGCAGGCTTTCATGGGCGGCAAGCTGCGCGTGGAAGGCGACATGATGCTGTCGATGAAGCTCAGCGAACTGTTCCCATCCTGA
- a CDS encoding histidine phosphatase family protein, with the protein MGNLYLIRHGQASFGAQDYDVLSPVGVRQSQALGEHLAQLGVRLERCVAGDLRRQQDTARLALQAMQAGGNAVPAVETDAAFNEFDADGVIRALLPGLSIDEPNAPAILSNVAQHRSEFQRLFALMVQRWHSGTHGSDELETWEAFTARVREGLNRVLDSAGSGDNIAIFTSGGTIAALLHLVSGITPDQAFALNWQIINTSLSQLKFRGRDVALASFNSQAHVQLLRTPELITYR; encoded by the coding sequence GTGGGCAACCTCTACCTGATTCGACACGGCCAGGCCTCCTTCGGCGCACAAGACTACGATGTGCTGTCGCCCGTTGGCGTGCGCCAGAGTCAGGCGCTGGGTGAGCACCTTGCTCAGCTAGGGGTACGGCTGGAGCGGTGTGTGGCAGGTGATCTGCGTCGCCAGCAGGACACTGCCCGCCTCGCCCTTCAAGCAATGCAGGCCGGTGGCAACGCCGTGCCGGCTGTTGAGACCGACGCGGCTTTCAACGAATTCGACGCCGATGGGGTGATCCGTGCGCTGTTGCCTGGTTTGTCGATAGACGAACCCAACGCGCCAGCCATCCTGAGCAACGTCGCGCAGCACCGCAGCGAGTTTCAGCGCCTGTTCGCGCTGATGGTGCAACGCTGGCACTCAGGAACCCATGGCAGCGACGAGTTGGAAACCTGGGAAGCGTTCACTGCCCGCGTGCGCGAGGGGCTGAACCGCGTGCTGGACAGCGCAGGCAGTGGCGACAACATTGCCATTTTCACCTCCGGTGGCACCATTGCCGCCTTGCTGCACTTGGTTTCAGGCATTACCCCGGATCAGGCATTTGCCTTGAACTGGCAGATAATCAACACGTCGCTGAGCCAATTGAAGTTCAGAGGCCGCGACGTGGCATTGGCTTCTTTCAACAGTCAAGCCCATGTGCAACTGTTGAGGACGCCGGAGCTCATCACCTACCGGTGA
- the sohB gene encoding protease SohB: protein MEFLAEYASFLAKTATLVIAVLIVLSAIAGLRGKGRRKPGGQLQVTRLNAFYKDLRERLESGLLDKAQLKALRKQQAKTEKKTRKDKAEEKARVFVLDFDGDIKASATESLRNEITALLTLATPQDEVVLRLESGGGLVHSYGLAASQLVRIRQAGIPLTVCIDKVAASGGYMMACIGEKIISAPFAVLGSIGVVAQLPNINRLLKKHDIDVEMLTAGEYKRTLTVLGENTEKGREKFQEDLDVTHQLFKDFVARYRPQLHIDEVATGEVWLGIAALNRKLVDTLQTSDEYLSERARSANLFHLHFAERKSLQERIGMAASGTVENTLVGLWSKLGRLR from the coding sequence GTGGAGTTTCTTGCCGAATACGCAAGCTTTCTCGCCAAAACCGCCACCCTGGTCATCGCTGTTCTCATCGTGCTGTCGGCCATTGCCGGCTTGCGCGGTAAAGGGCGGCGCAAACCGGGTGGGCAATTGCAGGTTACCCGCCTGAACGCGTTCTACAAGGACCTGCGCGAGCGGTTGGAATCAGGCCTGCTCGACAAGGCTCAGCTCAAGGCGTTACGCAAGCAGCAGGCCAAGACCGAAAAGAAAACCCGCAAGGACAAGGCAGAAGAAAAAGCCAGGGTCTTCGTGCTCGATTTCGACGGCGACATCAAAGCATCTGCAACTGAAAGCCTGCGCAACGAAATCACCGCACTGCTCACCCTCGCCACCCCTCAAGACGAGGTGGTACTACGCCTGGAAAGCGGGGGCGGGCTGGTACATAGCTATGGCCTGGCTGCCTCCCAGCTGGTCCGCATTCGCCAGGCCGGCATCCCCTTGACGGTGTGCATCGACAAGGTGGCTGCAAGCGGCGGGTACATGATGGCCTGCATTGGCGAGAAGATCATCAGCGCACCTTTTGCTGTGCTCGGCTCCATCGGGGTAGTGGCACAGTTGCCCAACATCAATCGCCTGTTGAAGAAGCACGACATCGATGTCGAGATGCTGACTGCCGGTGAATACAAGCGCACCCTCACCGTGCTGGGTGAAAACACCGAAAAGGGCAGGGAGAAGTTTCAGGAAGACCTGGATGTGACCCATCAACTGTTCAAGGACTTCGTCGCCCGCTACCGTCCCCAGCTGCATATTGATGAAGTAGCCACCGGTGAAGTGTGGCTGGGCATTGCAGCCCTGAACCGCAAGCTGGTGGATACGTTGCAGACCAGCGATGAATACCTCAGCGAGCGTGCGCGCAGTGCCAACCTGTTCCACCTGCACTTCGCAGAGCGCAAGAGCCTGCAGGAGCGTATTGGCATGGCGGCCAGCGGCACCGTGGAGAATACGCTGGTGGGGTTATGGAGCAAACTTGGCCGCCTGCGCTAA
- a CDS encoding LysR family transcriptional regulator has translation MHKKLLPSMMSLQCFESTARHASFTLAARELNLTQSAVSKQVAQLEQMLQRRLFNRLRGGLQLTAVGELYLSEVGKILSQTDISTRFILTFDGQAETLRIATQPTFGSRWLIPRLPAFSAAFPHVRLSVRNELEPFDLLQAKADVAFFYGRGTWPGAQCVELFREDVVPVCAPALLLHRPLKAIDDIHSHTLLQCVSRPEAWHDWLGAQAMTSRNSYRGPQFDTFDLCIRAAIAGLGVALVPRFMVTEELQRGALLIPLHYYAPSPDAHYVAYATQSHDSPKIRNFVDWVCEQTP, from the coding sequence ATGCACAAGAAATTGCTTCCGTCCATGATGTCGCTGCAGTGCTTTGAGTCCACTGCCCGTCATGCCAGCTTCACCCTCGCCGCCCGTGAACTGAACCTGACGCAAAGCGCCGTCAGCAAGCAGGTCGCTCAACTTGAGCAGATGTTGCAGCGCCGGCTGTTCAATCGGTTGCGTGGCGGCTTGCAACTGACCGCCGTGGGCGAGCTGTACCTGAGCGAAGTTGGCAAGATTCTGAGCCAGACGGACATCTCGACGCGCTTCATCCTGACGTTCGATGGCCAGGCAGAAACCTTGAGAATCGCAACTCAACCGACATTCGGCTCGCGCTGGTTGATTCCTCGGTTGCCGGCATTCAGCGCAGCGTTCCCGCACGTACGGCTAAGCGTGCGCAATGAGCTGGAGCCATTCGACCTGTTGCAGGCCAAAGCGGACGTTGCATTCTTCTATGGACGCGGCACCTGGCCCGGCGCCCAATGCGTCGAGCTGTTTCGCGAAGACGTCGTGCCCGTGTGCGCCCCTGCTCTGCTGCTGCACCGGCCGCTGAAGGCTATCGATGACATTCACAGCCATACGCTCTTGCAGTGCGTTTCGCGACCCGAGGCTTGGCATGACTGGCTGGGTGCCCAGGCAATGACGTCCAGAAACAGCTACAGGGGCCCGCAGTTCGACACCTTCGACCTGTGCATTCGCGCGGCGATCGCAGGCTTGGGTGTGGCCTTGGTACCCAGGTTCATGGTGACAGAAGAACTGCAGCGCGGGGCCTTGTTGATCCCCCTGCACTACTATGCACCAAGCCCGGATGCTCATTACGTGGCCTATGCGACCCAGAGTCACGATTCACCGAAGATTCGCAATTTCGTGGACTGGGTGTGCGAGCAGACGCCTTGA